Proteins co-encoded in one Euleptes europaea isolate rEulEur1 chromosome 1, rEulEur1.hap1, whole genome shotgun sequence genomic window:
- the IRF1 gene encoding interferon regulatory factor 1 codes for MPQTRMRMRPWLEMQINSNKIPGLLWINKEEQLFQIPWKHAAKHGWELEKDACLFRNWAIHTGRYKKGEIQADAKTWKANFRCAMNSLPDIEEVKDKSISKGSSAVRVYKMLPPSAKSQKKEKKTKSSKIKNGRKSVEDIKVEETVEATNNILLPDDHKGYSRPSYPSEEREVGSTSITLDSDELSTCNLSHTLTDWRHPMEMHLPDSTNDTYTFQVSPLTSSSDATDEDDEKLFAFDLPFNPSDWQQTCVGGKGYFSNESGTQIHFIDLPFQEQDAAIDTTNSETSQIDTRNILDFSLLETLRLTTSHPISCIM; via the exons ATGCCACAAACAAGAATGCGCATGAGGCCCTGGCTGGAGATGCAGATTAATTCTAATAAGATTCCAGGACTCCTGTGGATCAACAAG GAAGAACAGTTATTCCAAATTCCATGGAAACATGCAGCTAAGCATGGCTGGGAGCTTGAAAAAGATGCATGCCTTTTCAGGAACTGGGCCATTCACACAG GAAGatataaaaagggggaaatacagGCTGACGCTAAAACTTGGAAGGCAAATTTTCGCTGTGCTATGAATTCATTACCTGACATCGAAGAGGTGAAAGACAAAAGCATTAGCAAAGGTTCTAGTGCAGTCCGGGTCTACAAGATGCTGCCACCTTCAGCAAAGTCACAGAAGAAAG AAAAGAAGACAAAGTCTTCAAAAATCAAGAATGGGAGAAAG TCTGTGGAAGATATCAAGGTAGAGGAGACGGTCGAAGCAACGAACAACATTCTGCTACCAGATGACCACAAAGGTTATTCTCGTCCCAGTTATCCATCAGAGGAAAGGGAGGTGGGGAGCACTTCCATTACATTAG ATTCTGATGAACTCTCCACGTGTAACTTAAGCCATACCCTGACTGATTGGAGACACCCAATGGAAATGCACCTGCCTGACAGCACAAATGACACATACACATTTCAAGTGTCGCCTCTCACTTCCTCCTCTGATG CAACGGATGAAGATGATGAGAAATTATTCGCCTTTGACCTG CCATTTAacccctctgactggcagcaaacCTGCGTGGGCGGGAAAGGCTATTTCAGTAATGAGAGTGGAACACAAATTCACTTCATTGACCTTCCTTTCCAAGAGCAGGATGCAGCCATCGATACAACAAACTCAG AAACTAGCCAAATTGACACGAGAAACATTCTGGACTTCTCTTTGTTGGAGACACTGCGATTGACTACTTCACACCCCATATCCTGCATCATGTAA